In Zobellia roscoffensis, the following are encoded in one genomic region:
- the mscL gene encoding large conductance mechanosensitive channel protein MscL yields MLKDFKNFIMTGNVIEFAVAVIMAGAVGLVVNGFVNDIIMPIVGEFTGGVDFATLKHVLTPTSGVEGEAGYVAENAIRYGAWINTIVNLLIVGFVMFLIVKAYAKAKGPEPEPAPTGPSQEDLLGEIRDLLKKQ; encoded by the coding sequence ATGTTAAAGGATTTTAAGAATTTTATTATGACGGGCAACGTTATTGAATTTGCTGTTGCTGTTATAATGGCCGGAGCCGTAGGCCTAGTAGTAAACGGATTTGTAAATGACATCATTATGCCTATCGTAGGTGAGTTTACCGGAGGTGTAGATTTTGCTACTTTAAAACACGTACTTACACCAACTTCAGGTGTTGAAGGAGAAGCAGGTTACGTTGCAGAAAACGCTATTCGTTACGGTGCATGGATCAACACAATTGTTAACTTGTTGATCGTAGGGTTTGTTATGTTCCTTATTGTTAAGGCTTACGCTAAAGCAAAAGGTCCAGAGCCAGAACCAGCTCCAACAGGTCCTTCTCAAGAAGATTTGTTAGGTGAAATTAGAGATTTGCTTAAAAAACAATAA
- a CDS encoding AraC family transcriptional regulator: protein MIRTKIRTYTKISALADIKIEPFDVNKRYTKPHRHNKYMELVFFSAGSGMHYMDETGYPIAPPVIFIIKKDEVHHWEIDTIPEGFVIIIKEGFLEKTLDKHINLQLKQLTNMRVIHPEQDPSIQSLFEIASKEIKENCTGRDILVEGVLKALFSKILTYVKVDETVSTSNLEERFDELLARKLKNDVAYYAEKLNTTAQNLNALCKRKHEKTASTVIADHILKETKRLLLYTDLSVTEIAYKFDFTDVSHFVKYFKRHEGQTPLQFKKVAIVP from the coding sequence TTGATACGAACTAAAATTAGAACCTACACTAAAATTTCTGCCTTGGCAGATATTAAGATCGAACCATTTGATGTTAATAAGCGGTACACCAAACCGCATAGGCACAACAAGTACATGGAGCTGGTCTTTTTTAGTGCAGGTAGCGGTATGCACTATATGGATGAAACAGGTTATCCCATAGCGCCACCCGTTATTTTTATTATTAAGAAAGATGAAGTCCACCATTGGGAAATAGACACCATACCAGAAGGGTTTGTTATTATAATTAAAGAAGGATTTCTAGAAAAAACATTAGATAAACACATCAACCTTCAATTAAAGCAGTTAACGAACATGCGGGTTATCCATCCGGAGCAAGACCCGAGTATTCAATCCCTTTTTGAAATCGCATCAAAAGAAATAAAAGAAAATTGCACCGGTAGGGATATTTTGGTAGAAGGTGTACTCAAAGCCTTATTCTCTAAAATATTGACCTACGTAAAGGTTGATGAAACCGTATCTACCAGTAATTTAGAGGAGCGTTTTGATGAGCTATTAGCACGCAAGCTTAAAAACGATGTAGCTTATTATGCCGAAAAACTGAATACTACCGCCCAGAACCTAAATGCACTTTGCAAACGAAAACATGAGAAAACGGCTTCTACTGTGATTGCCGACCATATATTGAAGGAAACAAAACGCCTTTTACTTTACACCGACCTTTCCGTTACCGAAATTGCATACAAATTTGACTTTACCGATGTTTCTCATTTTGTCAAATATTTTAAGCGTCATGAAGGTCAAACGCCATTACAATTTAAAAAAGTAGCGATCGTACCTTAA
- a CDS encoding aspartate-semialdehyde dehydrogenase, producing MKVAVVGATGMVGEVMLKVLSERNFPVTELLLVASERSVGKKLSYKDKEYTIIGLADAVAAKPEIAIFSAGGDTSLEWAPKFAEAGTTVIDNSSAWRMDPTKKLVVPEINASELTKEDKIIANPNCSTIQLVMALAPLHEKYKMKRVVISTYQSVSGTGVKAVRQLENEMAGVQGEMAYPYPINRNALPHCDVFLENGYTKEEMKLAREPQKILDDRSFSISATAVRIPTAGGHSESVNIEFNNDFDLNDVRGLLNETSGVTVQDNPDTNTYPMPIYAHDKDEVFVGRIRRDESQRNTLNMWIVADNLRKGAATNAVQIAEYLVENHLV from the coding sequence ATGAAAGTAGCCGTTGTAGGTGCCACCGGTATGGTTGGCGAGGTGATGCTTAAGGTGTTGAGTGAACGTAACTTCCCCGTTACAGAGTTGCTATTGGTAGCTTCTGAGCGTTCGGTAGGTAAAAAACTCTCATACAAAGACAAAGAATATACGATTATAGGTTTGGCCGATGCCGTTGCTGCAAAGCCAGAGATTGCCATATTTTCTGCTGGAGGGGATACTTCATTGGAATGGGCGCCTAAATTTGCTGAAGCTGGTACTACAGTTATAGATAACTCTTCTGCATGGCGAATGGATCCAACCAAGAAATTGGTGGTTCCTGAAATCAATGCGAGTGAATTGACCAAAGAAGACAAGATTATTGCTAATCCTAACTGTTCTACAATTCAGTTGGTAATGGCTTTAGCTCCATTACATGAAAAGTACAAAATGAAACGGGTTGTGATATCAACATACCAATCGGTATCAGGAACAGGAGTTAAGGCCGTACGTCAGTTAGAGAATGAAATGGCTGGAGTACAGGGAGAAATGGCCTATCCTTACCCAATCAACAGAAATGCGTTACCTCATTGTGATGTGTTCTTAGAAAACGGATACACAAAGGAAGAAATGAAATTGGCTCGTGAACCGCAAAAGATTTTGGATGACCGTAGCTTTTCTATAAGCGCAACAGCTGTTCGTATTCCAACGGCAGGTGGGCATTCAGAATCTGTAAATATTGAGTTTAATAACGATTTTGACCTGAATGATGTTCGTGGTTTGTTGAATGAAACTTCAGGTGTTACCGTTCAGGATAATCCAGATACGAATACCTATCCTATGCCAATTTATGCACATGATAAAGATGAGGTTTTCGTAGGGCGTATTCGTAGAGATGAGTCGCAACGTAATACTTTAAATATGTGGATTGTTGCAGATAATTTGCGTAAAGGTGCTGCTACAAATGCAGTGCAAATTGCTGAATATCTGGTAGAAAACCATTTGGTATAA
- the alr gene encoding alanine racemase — translation MAKASETVLEIDLLALEHNYRFFKSRIKQTTKFLGVVKAFAYGSDSVAIARKLEVLGADYLAVAYVSEGVELRKAGIKLPILVLHPLPVSFDNLITYNLEPNIYSIKILKDFLRVAKEKELNQYPIHLKFNTGLNRLGFTEIEVEVLTDMLNGQDRLEVVSMFSHLAASEDLNEIAFTEKQISTFQHITSIFLPKLKSRPMLHLLNTSGIINYEKAQYDMVRSGIGLYGFGNEAAIDAQLKPVATLKTVISQIHTIKMGQSIGYNMAYKAEADIVTATLPVGHADGIGRQYGNGKAYVTIQGQKAPIIGNVCMDMIMVNITGIDCKEGDEVIVFGKRPTAEEFASGAKTISYEILTGISQRVTRLVVDN, via the coding sequence ATGGCGAAAGCAAGTGAGACCGTTCTAGAAATAGACCTTTTGGCGTTAGAACACAATTACAGGTTTTTTAAATCAAGAATAAAGCAAACCACTAAATTCTTAGGAGTCGTGAAAGCTTTTGCCTATGGAAGCGACTCAGTGGCTATTGCAAGAAAGTTGGAGGTTTTAGGTGCAGATTATCTTGCTGTTGCGTATGTAAGTGAAGGTGTTGAGTTGAGAAAGGCAGGAATTAAGCTGCCAATCTTAGTATTGCACCCGCTGCCCGTAAGTTTTGATAATTTGATTACCTATAATCTGGAGCCTAATATCTATTCGATTAAAATATTAAAAGATTTTCTACGGGTAGCCAAGGAGAAGGAGCTAAACCAATACCCTATTCATTTAAAGTTTAATACTGGACTTAATAGATTAGGTTTTACAGAGATTGAAGTTGAGGTTCTAACGGATATGCTAAATGGTCAAGACCGTTTGGAGGTAGTTTCTATGTTTTCACATTTGGCAGCATCCGAGGATTTAAATGAGATTGCATTTACTGAAAAGCAAATTTCTACTTTTCAGCATATAACGAGTATTTTCCTTCCAAAGCTGAAAAGCAGACCTATGCTACATTTGTTAAATACTTCTGGTATTATTAATTATGAGAAGGCTCAATATGATATGGTTCGGAGTGGTATAGGGCTTTATGGGTTTGGTAATGAAGCCGCTATAGATGCCCAACTTAAACCAGTAGCTACTTTAAAGACCGTTATTTCTCAAATTCATACCATTAAAATGGGGCAAAGTATTGGCTATAATATGGCTTATAAGGCGGAAGCTGATATTGTAACCGCAACTTTACCTGTTGGGCATGCAGATGGTATCGGAAGACAATACGGTAATGGCAAAGCTTATGTAACTATTCAGGGGCAAAAGGCACCAATTATTGGGAATGTCTGTATGGATATGATTATGGTAAACATAACAGGAATAGATTGCAAAGAAGGTGATGAGGTTATTGTTTTTGGTAAGCGTCCTACTGCAGAAGAATTTGCCAGCGGAGCAAAAACTATATCATATGAAATACTAACAGGTATATCGCAGAGGGTAACACGTCTAGTGGTTGATAATTAA
- a CDS encoding TonB-dependent receptor domain-containing protein: MKFYRALLVLLALIPIVTSAQISGKITDADNDYPLEYATAAIFNQENGELVTGVITDLNGFFTIEDVKNGTYYLEASFIGFETKTVRDITVQNRKAIDLGTIALSIGGTQLEEVVIKGERATVINKIDRQVFDTKKFQNSLGGSATDIVKNIPSVSVDGQGEISVRGSTGFVVLLNGNPVQGNASNLLNQLPANAIERVEIITAPSAKYDPEGKAGIMNIITKKGAADGTFAQVNIKGGLPSFETYGNDKAHQRYGADATYNVRKGDWNISMGASYQRNDLGGRREGDVYTIIDDTRTQFPSTGERSFDETNYSGRFTVDYAPDEKNAYSLGFYGGKRKKDRLADIVYYDNHSITPVDGGERDYTFQYYNHNLRTRKSDFILGSFDYSHIFENTSKLSTSFLYEYTLLGGPTESDNLGEPDRSIIYQQEYNTNDNPLNGVRLSLDYAWKPFAIGQLETGYQYRNLDHTGDFVYERKDDTTNGAFELVPEFSSEVDLQRSIHSGYAQLTGAKDKWEYAAGVRIEAMDRELDLRDKQGLIDTTYSYDYVKPFPSASVQYTFENNTKLKAAYSKRVERTATFKMNPFPEREHSETLEQGDPTLKPEFIDLLEVGISKNFGNGNSLFATAYYRDTKNLVNRVNTVYNDTILNRIYSNVGKAKSIGMEIGAQLKPTENWSNFIGANLYNYAIDGEYDGRDVDSSSFVYSINANSTYDFSQTASLQLTFNYLSERITAQGEDSRFYSPNLTFKKSFLDNRLTATLQWQNIDLGLLDTNEQRITTYREGEFFTTTNYIYEVDMVLLNLSYNFNKNKNKSKFIDSEFGKQEF; the protein is encoded by the coding sequence ATGAAGTTTTATCGCGCATTATTAGTATTACTTGCACTAATTCCGATAGTTACATCTGCCCAGATTTCAGGAAAAATAACTGATGCAGACAATGATTATCCACTGGAATATGCAACTGCCGCCATCTTTAATCAAGAAAACGGCGAATTGGTCACTGGAGTCATTACAGACCTAAACGGATTCTTCACCATTGAGGACGTTAAAAACGGAACTTACTACTTAGAAGCCTCATTTATTGGTTTTGAAACCAAAACCGTTAGGGACATTACGGTACAAAACAGAAAAGCGATAGACTTAGGTACCATAGCCCTTTCCATTGGCGGCACCCAACTTGAAGAAGTTGTCATAAAGGGAGAGCGTGCTACGGTTATCAATAAAATAGACCGCCAGGTTTTTGATACTAAAAAATTTCAGAACAGCCTTGGCGGGAGTGCCACGGATATTGTTAAAAATATACCGTCGGTAAGCGTTGATGGTCAAGGAGAAATTAGTGTTCGTGGAAGCACAGGTTTTGTGGTATTACTTAACGGAAACCCTGTTCAGGGGAATGCCTCAAATTTACTGAACCAACTTCCTGCCAATGCCATAGAGCGCGTGGAGATTATTACCGCTCCCTCTGCAAAATATGACCCTGAAGGTAAGGCTGGTATAATGAACATCATTACCAAAAAAGGTGCTGCAGATGGTACATTTGCACAGGTAAATATTAAAGGAGGTTTACCTTCTTTTGAAACTTACGGAAACGATAAAGCACACCAGCGATACGGAGCAGACGCTACATATAACGTCCGTAAAGGAGATTGGAATATTTCTATGGGTGCAAGTTACCAGCGTAACGACCTTGGCGGAAGGCGAGAAGGTGATGTCTATACAATTATTGACGATACCCGTACACAATTTCCATCAACTGGAGAGCGTAGTTTTGATGAAACCAATTATAGCGGTCGCTTTACGGTAGATTATGCTCCGGACGAGAAAAATGCCTATTCATTAGGTTTTTACGGGGGAAAAAGGAAAAAAGACCGCCTAGCGGATATTGTTTACTACGACAACCATAGTATTACCCCTGTCGATGGCGGAGAACGAGATTATACCTTTCAGTATTATAATCATAACCTTAGAACTAGAAAGAGTGATTTCATCTTAGGAAGTTTTGACTATTCTCACATTTTTGAGAACACATCAAAACTATCTACCTCATTCTTATATGAATACACGCTATTAGGTGGCCCTACCGAGAGTGATAATTTAGGTGAACCCGACAGAAGTATCATTTATCAACAAGAGTATAATACCAATGACAATCCTTTAAATGGTGTTCGCTTATCATTAGATTATGCTTGGAAGCCTTTTGCTATAGGTCAGCTTGAAACGGGTTATCAATACCGAAACTTAGATCATACAGGAGATTTCGTTTATGAACGAAAAGATGATACTACTAACGGTGCATTTGAGCTTGTTCCCGAATTTTCTAGTGAAGTAGATTTACAAAGAAGTATTCATTCCGGCTATGCGCAGTTAACTGGTGCCAAAGATAAATGGGAGTACGCCGCTGGGGTTCGTATTGAAGCAATGGACCGTGAACTTGACCTGAGAGACAAGCAAGGTCTCATTGATACTACATACTCTTACGATTACGTAAAACCGTTTCCATCCGCATCCGTACAATACACCTTTGAAAACAATACAAAATTAAAAGCGGCTTATAGTAAAAGGGTAGAAAGAACGGCTACTTTTAAAATGAATCCTTTTCCGGAACGTGAGCACTCCGAAACTTTGGAGCAAGGTGACCCAACCCTTAAACCTGAGTTTATAGACTTGTTAGAAGTAGGTATTAGCAAGAATTTTGGTAATGGTAATTCCCTTTTTGCTACGGCATATTATCGCGATACCAAAAACTTAGTGAATAGGGTAAATACCGTTTATAACGATACCATTCTAAACCGTATCTACTCCAATGTGGGCAAGGCAAAATCCATAGGAATGGAAATAGGAGCGCAACTAAAACCTACCGAAAACTGGTCCAATTTCATTGGTGCCAATCTTTACAATTATGCTATTGATGGGGAATATGATGGTCGCGATGTAGATAGCAGCTCTTTTGTCTACTCTATTAATGCGAACAGTACCTATGATTTTTCGCAGACCGCTTCGTTGCAATTGACTTTCAACTATCTATCGGAAAGAATTACGGCACAAGGAGAAGATTCTCGTTTCTATTCGCCTAATCTAACCTTTAAAAAGTCATTTCTAGACAATCGTTTAACGGCAACCTTGCAATGGCAGAATATAGATTTAGGATTATTGGATACCAACGAACAACGTATTACAACGTATCGCGAGGGCGAGTTCTTTACGACCACAAATTACATTTACGAAGTGGATATGGTATTACTTAACCTATCTTATAATTTCAACAAGAACAAAAACAAATCTAAATTCATTGATAGTGAATTTGGTAAACAAGAGTTTTAA
- a CDS encoding ABC transporter ATP-binding protein yields the protein MLQVDHVSFGYEDGTSVLENINLKVAKGEHVSIIGESGCGKSTLLKIIYGLLHIEVGEVYWNDTQVLGPQHNLVPGEPYMKYLSQDFDLMPFTTVEENISQFLSVFEPEEMQERTFELLEMIEMTKFAKTKVKLLSRGQQQRVALARVLAQEPKVLLLDEPFSNIDNFRKNSLRRNLFGYLKRQKITVLTATHDHMDMLPFADRVVVLKDRFIIAKDSPKNLYEHPKDLYVASLFGEANKIPINIVKSYADTKRRIIVYAHEFKVSGKSGLECVVKGAYYMGSHYMIVGIYEGEDIYFHHDRPLEVGKVIFLNLSLETINQRMSDS from the coding sequence ATGTTACAAGTAGATCATGTTTCTTTTGGCTATGAAGATGGTACTTCCGTTTTGGAAAACATCAATCTAAAGGTGGCTAAAGGTGAACATGTTTCTATTATAGGCGAAAGTGGGTGTGGTAAAAGCACCCTTCTGAAAATCATATACGGACTCTTACATATTGAAGTGGGTGAGGTCTATTGGAACGACACTCAAGTTTTGGGGCCACAGCACAATTTGGTGCCTGGAGAGCCCTATATGAAATACCTTTCTCAAGATTTTGATTTGATGCCTTTTACTACGGTAGAAGAGAACATTAGTCAATTTTTATCGGTTTTTGAACCTGAGGAGATGCAAGAACGTACGTTTGAACTTCTGGAGATGATTGAGATGACCAAGTTTGCCAAAACTAAGGTTAAGTTGTTAAGTAGAGGTCAGCAACAACGGGTAGCACTGGCAAGGGTTTTGGCACAAGAGCCTAAGGTGCTTTTATTGGATGAACCTTTTAGTAATATTGATAATTTTAGAAAGAATAGTTTACGGCGTAACCTTTTTGGATATTTAAAACGCCAAAAAATTACCGTACTTACGGCTACGCATGACCATATGGATATGCTTCCGTTTGCAGATAGGGTAGTGGTACTTAAAGATCGGTTTATTATAGCTAAGGATAGTCCTAAAAACTTGTACGAGCATCCTAAAGACCTTTATGTGGCATCCCTTTTCGGCGAAGCCAATAAAATTCCTATCAATATTGTAAAATCTTATGCAGATACCAAAAGACGTATTATTGTATATGCACATGAGTTTAAAGTCTCAGGAAAATCTGGTCTGGAGTGCGTGGTAAAAGGTGCTTACTATATGGGAAGCCACTATATGATTGTCGGGATTTATGAAGGTGAGGACATCTATTTTCATCATGATAGACCTTTGGAAGTGGGAAAGGTTATTTTTCTAAACCTTTCGTTGGAGACGATCAACCAACGTATGTCAGATTCCTAG
- the arfB gene encoding alternative ribosome rescue aminoacyl-tRNA hydrolase ArfB, with the protein MNKAQLLQELNFKAVRSSGAGGQHVNKVSTKIELSFFVEGSSGLTDAEKSRIHRKIGKRLTKEGILQMQCDESRSQHKNKELAISRFFNLIEEALKVRKKRRKTKPSRSSIEKRLKHKKNNAQKKANRGKPRID; encoded by the coding sequence ATGAATAAAGCCCAACTGCTTCAAGAATTAAACTTTAAGGCTGTTAGAAGCAGTGGTGCGGGTGGCCAGCACGTAAACAAAGTATCCACTAAAATAGAACTTAGTTTTTTTGTAGAAGGTTCTTCAGGACTTACCGATGCAGAGAAATCACGAATTCATAGAAAAATAGGGAAGAGACTTACCAAAGAGGGTATCTTACAGATGCAATGCGATGAAAGTAGGAGTCAGCACAAAAATAAGGAACTGGCCATATCCAGGTTTTTTAATCTTATTGAAGAAGCTCTTAAAGTTCGTAAAAAGCGTAGAAAAACAAAACCTTCTAGATCTTCTATAGAGAAACGGCTGAAGCACAAAAAGAATAATGCCCAGAAAAAGGCAAATAGAGGAAAGCCCCGAATTGACTGA
- a CDS encoding prolyl oligopeptidase family serine peptidase, translating into MKKYLVLFSLASATLAGQALPKTETTIVKYPKTHKSETVDTYFGTSVADPYRWLEDDMSDETGAWVKAQNKVTFNYLKKIPFREALKQRLEKLWNYEKIGSPFKEGNYTYFYKNDGLQNQYVIYRKKGDGKEETFLDPNTFSEDGTTSLAGLSFTKDGSLAAYLISEGGSDWRKAIVINADSKQIVEDTLTDIKFSGISWKGNEGFYYSSYDKPEGSELSAKTDQHKVYYHKLGTSQKEDQLVYGGVESEKHRYIGASVSEDQRYLQISAAVSTSGNKLFIKDLSMENSPLVPIVEDTDSDNYIIENEGSKLYIVTNRNAPNKRIVTVNADNPREKNWVDFIPETENVLTVGTGGGYFFAEYMVDAISKVLQYDYEGNLVREVKLPGVGTASGFGGKKENKDFYFSFTNYTIPGSSYKYNVETGEYTPYWTPNIDFNSEEYESNQVFYTSKDGTKVPMIITHKKGLKLNGKNPTILYGYGGFNISLTPAFSIANSVWLEQGGIYAVPNLRGGGEYGKKWHDAGTKMKKQNVFDDFIAAGEYLIANNYTSSDYLAIRGGSNGGLLVGATMTQRPDLMKVALPAVGVLDMLRYHTFTAGAGWAYDYGTSEDSKEMFEYLKGYSPVHTIKEGVAYPATLVTTGDHDDRVVPAHSFKFAAELQDKQSGTNPTLIRIETNAGHGAGTPVSKTIEQYADIFAFTLYNMGFEELPSLEN; encoded by the coding sequence ATGAAGAAATACCTTGTATTATTTTCATTGGCATCGGCTACTTTGGCCGGTCAGGCATTACCTAAAACAGAGACTACTATTGTGAAGTATCCTAAGACACATAAATCAGAAACCGTTGATACTTATTTTGGAACTTCAGTTGCGGACCCATATCGTTGGTTAGAAGACGATATGAGTGATGAAACTGGTGCTTGGGTTAAAGCTCAGAATAAGGTTACTTTTAATTATTTAAAAAAAATTCCGTTTCGTGAAGCACTAAAGCAAAGGTTAGAGAAACTTTGGAATTATGAAAAAATTGGTTCTCCTTTTAAAGAGGGAAACTACACGTACTTCTATAAAAACGATGGTTTGCAGAACCAGTACGTGATATATAGAAAAAAGGGTGATGGTAAGGAAGAAACATTTTTAGACCCTAATACGTTTTCAGAAGATGGTACTACTTCTCTAGCAGGGTTGAGTTTTACAAAAGATGGGTCACTTGCGGCATATTTAATTTCTGAAGGCGGAAGTGATTGGCGTAAGGCAATTGTAATTAATGCTGACAGCAAGCAAATTGTTGAAGACACGCTTACTGATATAAAATTCAGTGGAATTTCATGGAAGGGTAATGAAGGTTTCTATTACTCTAGTTATGATAAGCCAGAAGGGAGCGAACTTTCTGCAAAGACAGATCAACACAAAGTGTATTACCACAAATTAGGTACTTCTCAAAAAGAAGACCAATTGGTATATGGAGGGGTTGAATCTGAGAAGCATAGATATATAGGGGCTTCCGTCTCCGAAGATCAACGTTATCTTCAGATTTCTGCCGCTGTATCAACTTCCGGTAATAAACTTTTTATAAAGGACCTTTCAATGGAAAATAGCCCATTGGTGCCCATAGTGGAGGATACGGATTCGGACAATTACATCATTGAAAACGAAGGCTCAAAACTCTATATCGTTACCAATAGAAATGCCCCTAATAAAAGGATTGTTACGGTTAATGCTGATAATCCAAGGGAAAAAAATTGGGTTGATTTTATTCCGGAAACCGAAAATGTATTGACCGTTGGTACAGGTGGAGGCTATTTCTTTGCGGAATATATGGTAGATGCTATTAGTAAGGTTTTGCAGTATGATTATGAGGGTAATTTAGTTCGTGAAGTAAAGCTTCCGGGTGTGGGTACTGCTTCTGGTTTTGGTGGTAAAAAAGAGAACAAGGACTTTTATTTTTCTTTTACGAATTATACCATTCCAGGTTCATCTTATAAATATAATGTTGAGACAGGCGAATATACACCGTATTGGACGCCAAACATCGATTTTAATTCGGAGGAATACGAATCTAACCAGGTGTTTTATACCTCAAAGGATGGTACTAAGGTTCCTATGATCATCACACATAAAAAGGGATTGAAGCTAAACGGTAAAAACCCGACTATTTTATACGGTTACGGAGGGTTTAATATCAGCTTAACGCCTGCTTTTAGTATTGCTAATTCAGTTTGGCTAGAACAAGGTGGTATTTATGCCGTGCCTAATTTAAGAGGTGGTGGTGAGTATGGTAAGAAATGGCATGACGCAGGCACCAAAATGAAAAAGCAGAATGTATTTGATGATTTTATTGCGGCCGGGGAGTATCTAATTGCAAACAACTATACCTCTTCTGATTATTTAGCTATCCGAGGGGGTAGTAATGGCGGACTTCTAGTGGGTGCCACTATGACCCAACGACCAGACCTTATGAAAGTGGCTTTACCTGCCGTTGGCGTTTTGGATATGTTGCGTTATCATACCTTTACTGCGGGTGCGGGATGGGCATATGATTATGGTACGTCTGAAGACAGTAAGGAGATGTTTGAATACTTAAAGGGATATTCACCCGTTCATACTATTAAGGAAGGGGTGGCCTATCCAGCAACGTTGGTAACCACTGGTGATCACGATGACCGTGTGGTACCTGCCCATAGTTTTAAGTTTGCTGCTGAGTTGCAGGACAAACAATCTGGCACGAATCCTACTTTAATTAGAATCGAGACGAACGCAGGTCACGGTGCTGGTACACCGGTAAGTAAAACCATTGAGCAGTACGCAGATATTTTCGCGTTTACACTGTATAACATGGGATTTGAAGAGCTTCCGAGTTTAGAAAACTAA
- the dinB gene encoding DNA polymerase IV yields the protein MPNDFQLRKIIHVDMDAFYASVEQLDNPDLRGKPIAVGGSSKRGVVAAASYEARKFGVRSAMSSVVAQRNCPELIFVKARFERYKEISKIIRGIFHEYTDLVEPLSLDEAYLDVTVNKKGNPSASLMAKEIRQKIFDTTGLNASAGISINKFIAKVASDINKPNGQKTVNPEEVLEFLEELEIRKFYGVGKVTAEKMYKLGIFTGKDLKLKTEEFLEENFGKSGNYYYNVVRGIHTSEVKPHRIPKSVGAERTFNENLSSEVFMLERLEHIAEELEKRLKKANIAGKTVTLKIKYSDFTLNTRSKTLNYFISSKGLILETAKELLYQEKLQNSVRLLGISLANLNTEKKQKNVNKETVSVQLKFEF from the coding sequence ATGCCAAACGATTTTCAATTGCGAAAAATTATTCATGTGGATATGGATGCCTTCTATGCATCTGTAGAGCAATTGGACAATCCAGATTTACGCGGAAAGCCCATTGCCGTTGGCGGAAGCTCAAAAAGAGGTGTAGTGGCGGCAGCCAGTTACGAAGCCAGAAAATTTGGTGTTCGCAGTGCCATGAGTAGTGTAGTGGCACAACGCAACTGCCCTGAACTAATTTTTGTAAAAGCACGCTTTGAACGTTATAAGGAAATATCCAAAATTATACGCGGTATTTTTCATGAATATACGGATCTGGTAGAACCACTTTCCCTAGATGAAGCCTATCTGGATGTTACCGTAAATAAAAAGGGAAATCCCTCTGCTTCATTAATGGCAAAAGAGATACGCCAAAAAATATTTGATACTACTGGACTTAATGCATCTGCTGGAATTTCAATTAATAAGTTCATCGCCAAAGTTGCCAGCGACATTAATAAACCCAATGGGCAGAAAACAGTAAACCCAGAAGAAGTATTAGAGTTTTTGGAAGAGCTTGAAATCAGAAAATTTTATGGTGTAGGGAAGGTTACAGCAGAAAAAATGTACAAATTGGGCATTTTTACCGGCAAAGACTTAAAATTAAAAACAGAAGAATTTCTAGAAGAAAATTTCGGCAAAAGCGGTAACTACTATTACAACGTGGTTCGTGGTATTCACACAAGCGAAGTCAAACCGCACCGCATTCCAAAATCCGTTGGTGCGGAACGTACCTTTAACGAAAACCTTAGCAGTGAGGTCTTCATGCTAGAACGACTTGAGCATATTGCCGAAGAACTTGAAAAACGCCTCAAAAAAGCAAATATTGCCGGCAAAACCGTGACTTTAAAAATTAAATACAGTGATTTTACACTAAACACACGTAGTAAGACCCTGAATTATTTCATCTCGTCTAAAGGACTAATTTTAGAAACGGCCAAAGAACTTTTGTATCAAGAAAAATTACAGAACTCGGTTCGTTTGTTGGGTATTTCCTTGGCAAATCTCAATACGGAGAAAAAACAGAAAAATGTAAACAAGGAAACAGTCTCGGTACAGTTAAAATTTGAATTTTAA